The Strigops habroptila isolate Jane chromosome 13 unlocalized genomic scaffold, bStrHab1.2.pri S16, whole genome shotgun sequence genome window below encodes:
- the TXNDC17 gene encoding thioredoxin domain-containing protein 17, which produces MGWEEKQVRGYSEFMHTAQRYHGRPIFALFCGDKDAEGKSWCPDCVTAEPVVRMELHNMPDESVFIYCLVGDRAYWKDPNNEFRKNLKLTGVPTLLKYGTPQKLVEEECFKAELVRMLFTED; this is translated from the exons AtgggctgggaggagaagcaggtCCGCGGGTACTCTGAGTTCATGCACACGGCGCAGCGCTACCACGGCCGGCCCATCTTCGCGCTCTTCTGCGGTGACAAGGATGCCGAGGGCAAGAGCTGGTGCCCGGACTGTGTGACGG ctgAACCGGTTGTGAGGATGGAACTTCATAACATGCCTGATGAGTCTGTATTCATCTACTGCCTAGTAGGAGACAGAGCCTA CTGGAAAGATCCCAACAATGAATTCAGGAAGAATCTGAAATTAACAGGAGTGCCTACGCTACTTAAATATGGAACA CCTCAGAAGCTGGTTgaagaagaatgttttaaagcagagcTTGTGCGTATGTTGTTTACTGAAGACTAA
- the MED31 gene encoding mediator of RNA polymerase II transcription subunit 31 isoform X1, which translates to MGSYCCFSCLNTFSLLVWLKPRRFLLLFSLSDDTGNRLRFQLELEFVQCLANPNYLNFLAQRGYFKDKAFVNYLKYLLYWKEPEYARYLKYPQCLHMLELLQYEHFRKELVNAQCAKFIDEQQILHWQHYSRKRMRLQQALAEQQQQNNTSVK; encoded by the exons ATGGGGAGTTACTGCTGTTTCTCCTGTTTAAACACGTTTTCTCTACTTGTATGGCTTAAACCGAGAAGattcttactgcttttctcaCTGTCAGATGATACAGGAAATCGACTTCGGTTCCAGCTGGAGTTAGAGTTTGTTCAGTGTCTGGCAAATCCAAATTACCTCAACT ttcttgcaCAAAGAGGCTACTTCAAAGACAAAGCTTTTGTAAATTatcttaaatatttactttattgGAAAGAACCTGAATATGCAAGATATCTGAA GTATCCGCAGTGTTTGCATATGTTAGAGCTGCTCCAGTATGAACATTTCCGCAAAGAACTGGTGAATGCTCAGTGTGCCAAATTCATTGATGAGCAGCAGATTCTTCACTGGCAGCACTATTCCAGGAAAAGAATGCGCCTCCAGCAAGCACTTGCagagcaacagcaacaaaacaacaccTCTGTAAAATGA
- the KIAA0753 gene encoding protein moonraker isoform X3, whose translation MSDATFAFATQLYRNKAKALQTQLQFNRNVPAVPENLALRFSNPRPIIIEKLKASNNQRNLTGSEDPSMGSSSMFSVVSEERLKLAIQLAKRDRKRRQLEEQVKRRVFGDAASEPLLAQQSQQQKAEVFESSENKNALKSQTCLKYQQKLGQASKVETATSGSKVYLYAPNEEMLITAGLGSLPSHGTGPDPKPNINKKEDKRMQEVRRLHQELRSYVQKIEELTKKGGEKEILDPDKEQRVCARRREQAARSARMLYVLQQQVKEIQDDLEKLSPHKIKHTKKSRAVSRLAAAHRGAVRALQAFANQFTDQTEQQIPTHYKELGSLIRQLSLCSAKLEVDSSISDIILDILLQVEDLDSLLEKKQTPKKVKKCISSSQGKSPRNTETFPSRKQLISPKGENKSLILKRQHGQEPRKPPAARSPSTDISAVQKANSCAQILHNKFQGDSEPPAREKNATSQRSTDALLRARAVKKDPMLEGVPLKKKGVLLPAKSQGTPKSLKSREIQRQGKHARFQETTIAFQLKENKRLAKESRIPCVSPNPAHPPVTPKRSRSASPTQYADRAEKAVREPLEPLLDRTQQVAANADILSEKLLDDLLEDTAQKLWSMEQHERLQTKALPMADTHSLESMLERVEEIERYQEAVRRRFTHIVYSDLEFWAQEDKTEQQIASIADRPTSPPPIQITTFIGCTEPEMDILFEKPFDGNGTGENKAAEEKLQSGNDILQPLTWNSLQKEGCVSLSVPKCMLQSILDYNSRYKHHLKLISHEAVGSFNPWQIAERERSWEGAIEIPY comes from the exons ATGTCTGATGCTACATTTGCATTCGCTACCCAGCTGTACAGGAACAAAGCAAAGGCTTTACAAACACAG CTTCAGTTTAATAGAAATGTTCCTGCAGTTCCAGAGAACTTGGCTCTCCGATTCTCTAACCCCCGTCCAATTATAATAGAAAAACTGAAGGCATCCAATAATCAGAGAAATCTCACTGGAAGTGAGGACCCCAGCATGGGAAGCTCCAGCATGTTTTCAGTGGTATCTGAAGAGAGACTAAAATTGGCTATTCAGCTAGCCAAAAGGGACAGAAAACGAAGACAACTTGAAGAGCAAGTGAAACGGAGAGTGTTTGGAGATGCTGCCAGTGAACCACTATTGGCCCAGCAGTCACAACAGCAGAAGGCTGAAGTAtttgaaagctcagaaaataaaaatgcactcAAGTCTCAAACTTGCTTGAAATATCAGCAGAAACTTGGTCAGGCATCCAAAGTGGAGACTGCCACCTCTGGCTCTAAAGTTTATCTCTACGCACCAAACGAGGAAATGCTAATAACGGCTGGCCTGGGCTCTCTACCCAGCCATGGCACAGGGCCAGACCCCAAGCCAAACATcaacaaaaaagaagataaaagaatgCAGGAAGTCCGACGGCTGCACCAGGAGTTGAGGAGCTATGTCCAGAAAATCGAAGAACTGACTAAAAAAG gtggagagaaggaaattttAGATCCTGATAAAGAGCAACGAGTTTGCGCTAGGAGACGGGAACAAGCTGCACGGTCAGCTCGGATGCTTTATGTACTCCAGCAACAG GTAAAAGAAATTCAGGATGATTTAGAGAAACTGAGTCCTCATAAAATCAAACATACGAAAAAG tctCGAGCAGTGTCCAGGTTGGCGGCAGCACACAGAGGAGCTGTACGAGCCTTGCAGGCATTTGCCAATCAGTTTACAGATcaaacagagcagcagattCCTACCCACTACAAGGAACTGGGCAGTCTCATTCGACAACTCTCTCTCTGTTCTGCCAAACTAGAAGTGGattcttccatttctgacaTTATCCTAGATATTTTGCTGCAAGttgaa GATCTGGATtcactgctggaaaagaaacaaacacccAAAAAAGTGAAGAAGTGTATTTCATCATCTCAGGGCAAATCTCCAAGGAACACGGAGACATTTCCATCCAGAAAGCAGCTTATATCtccaaaaggggaaaacaaaagtctcattttaaaaagacaacaCGGCCAAGAACCTAGAAAACCTCCAGCTGCCAGGAGTCCCTCAActg ATATTTCAGCAGTTCAGAAGGCAAACAGTTGTGCTCAGATATTGCACAATAAATTCCAAGGAGACAGTGAACCACCGGCTCGAGAGAAAAATGCCACTTCACAAAGAAGCACAGATGCATTGCTGAGAGCTAGAGCTGTGAAAAAAGATCCCATGCTTGAAGGTGTCCCATTGAAGAAGAAAGGTGTGTTATTACCTGCAAAATCACAG gGAACACCGAAATCTCTAAAATCAAGAGAGATACAGCGTCAAGGAAAGCATGCCCGATTTCAAGAGACAACTATAGCTTTTCAGCTAAAAGAGAACAAACGACTTGCTAAGGAGAGCAGAATACCCTGCGTGTCTCCAAACCCTGCACACCCACCTGTTACACCAAAGCG GTCACGGAGTGCTTCTCCAACCCAGTATGCAGACAGAGCTGAGAAGGCAGTACGGGAGCCCTTAGAACCTCTGTTAGATAGGACACAG caGGTTGCAGCAAATGCAGATATTCTGAGTGAAAAGCTATTGGATGATCTTTTGGAAGATACTGCTCAGAAACTGTGGAGCATGGAGCAGCATGAGCGACTCCAGACCAAGGCTCTGCCTATGGCTGACACTCACAGTCTGGAGTCAATGTTGGAAAGAGTGGAAGAAATTGAA AGATACCAGGAGGCTGTACGCAGGAGATTCACCCACATTGTATACAGTGATTTGGAGTTCTGGGCCCAGGAAGACAAAACGG aACAGCAAATTGCATCGATTGCTGACAGACCTACATCTCCTCCTCCAATTCAAATAACCACATTCATTGGATGCACAGAGCCAGAAATggacattttatttgaaaagcctTTTGATGGCAA cgGTACtggtgaaaacaaagcagcagaggagaaatTGCAGTCTGGAAATGACATTCTGCAGCCCTTGACTTGGAATTCTCTACAGAAAGAGGGTTGTGTGTCTCTTTCTGTGCCAAAATGTATGCTCCAGAGCATCCTGGATTATAACAGCAGATACAAGCATCACTTAAAGCTTATTTCCCATGAGGCAGTAGGCAGTTTCAATCCATGGCAGATTGCTGAGAG ggaaaggagttgggagggggcCATTGAAATTCCATATTGA
- the MED31 gene encoding mediator of RNA polymerase II transcription subunit 31 isoform X2, whose product MDTDDTGNRLRFQLELEFVQCLANPNYLNFLAQRGYFKDKAFVNYLKYLLYWKEPEYARYLKYPQCLHMLELLQYEHFRKELVNAQCAKFIDEQQILHWQHYSRKRMRLQQALAEQQQQNNTSVK is encoded by the exons ATGGACACAG ATGATACAGGAAATCGACTTCGGTTCCAGCTGGAGTTAGAGTTTGTTCAGTGTCTGGCAAATCCAAATTACCTCAACT ttcttgcaCAAAGAGGCTACTTCAAAGACAAAGCTTTTGTAAATTatcttaaatatttactttattgGAAAGAACCTGAATATGCAAGATATCTGAA GTATCCGCAGTGTTTGCATATGTTAGAGCTGCTCCAGTATGAACATTTCCGCAAAGAACTGGTGAATGCTCAGTGTGCCAAATTCATTGATGAGCAGCAGATTCTTCACTGGCAGCACTATTCCAGGAAAAGAATGCGCCTCCAGCAAGCACTTGCagagcaacagcaacaaaacaacaccTCTGTAAAATGA
- the KIAA0753 gene encoding protein moonraker isoform X2 — protein sequence MSDATFAFATQLYRNKAKALQTQLQFNRNVPAVPENLALRFSNPRPIIIEKLKASNNQRNLTGSEDPSMGSSSMFSVVSEERLKLAIQLAKRDRKRRQLEEQVKRRVFGDAASEPLLAQQSQQQKAEVFESSENKNALKSQTCLKYQQKLGQASKVETATSGSKVYLYAPNEEMLITAGLGSLPSHGTGPDPKPNINKKEDKRMQEVRRLHQELRSYVQKIEELTKKGGEKEILDPDKEQRVCARRREQAARSARMLYVLQQQVKEIQDDLEKLSPHKIKHTKKSRAVSRLAAAHRGAVRALQAFANQFTDQTEQQIPTHYKELGSLIRQLSLCSAKLEVDSSISDIILDILLQVEDLDSLLEKKQTPKKVKKCISSSQGKSPRNTETFPSRKQLISPKGENKSLILKRQHGQEPRKPPAARSPSTDISAVQKANSCAQILHNKFQGDSEPPAREKNATSQRSTDALLRARAVKKDPMLEGVPLKKKGVLLPAKSQGTPKSLKSREIQRQGKHARFQETTIAFQLKENKRLAKESRIPCVSPNPAHPPVTPKRSRSASPTQYADRAEKAVREPLEPLLDRTQVAANADILSEKLLDDLLEDTAQKLWSMEQHERLQTKALPMADTHSLESMLERVEEIERYQEAVRRRFTHIVYSDLEFWAQEDKTEQQIASIADRPTSPPPIQITTFIGCTEPEMDILFEKPFDGNGTGENKAAEEKLQSGNDILQPLTWNSLQKEGCVSLSVPKCMLQSILDYNSRYKHHLKLISHEAVGSFNPWQIAESLAEQLTEEALCDVAAELQEVCEDYAEAVFTSEFLQPAQ from the exons ATGTCTGATGCTACATTTGCATTCGCTACCCAGCTGTACAGGAACAAAGCAAAGGCTTTACAAACACAG CTTCAGTTTAATAGAAATGTTCCTGCAGTTCCAGAGAACTTGGCTCTCCGATTCTCTAACCCCCGTCCAATTATAATAGAAAAACTGAAGGCATCCAATAATCAGAGAAATCTCACTGGAAGTGAGGACCCCAGCATGGGAAGCTCCAGCATGTTTTCAGTGGTATCTGAAGAGAGACTAAAATTGGCTATTCAGCTAGCCAAAAGGGACAGAAAACGAAGACAACTTGAAGAGCAAGTGAAACGGAGAGTGTTTGGAGATGCTGCCAGTGAACCACTATTGGCCCAGCAGTCACAACAGCAGAAGGCTGAAGTAtttgaaagctcagaaaataaaaatgcactcAAGTCTCAAACTTGCTTGAAATATCAGCAGAAACTTGGTCAGGCATCCAAAGTGGAGACTGCCACCTCTGGCTCTAAAGTTTATCTCTACGCACCAAACGAGGAAATGCTAATAACGGCTGGCCTGGGCTCTCTACCCAGCCATGGCACAGGGCCAGACCCCAAGCCAAACATcaacaaaaaagaagataaaagaatgCAGGAAGTCCGACGGCTGCACCAGGAGTTGAGGAGCTATGTCCAGAAAATCGAAGAACTGACTAAAAAAG gtggagagaaggaaattttAGATCCTGATAAAGAGCAACGAGTTTGCGCTAGGAGACGGGAACAAGCTGCACGGTCAGCTCGGATGCTTTATGTACTCCAGCAACAG GTAAAAGAAATTCAGGATGATTTAGAGAAACTGAGTCCTCATAAAATCAAACATACGAAAAAG tctCGAGCAGTGTCCAGGTTGGCGGCAGCACACAGAGGAGCTGTACGAGCCTTGCAGGCATTTGCCAATCAGTTTACAGATcaaacagagcagcagattCCTACCCACTACAAGGAACTGGGCAGTCTCATTCGACAACTCTCTCTCTGTTCTGCCAAACTAGAAGTGGattcttccatttctgacaTTATCCTAGATATTTTGCTGCAAGttgaa GATCTGGATtcactgctggaaaagaaacaaacacccAAAAAAGTGAAGAAGTGTATTTCATCATCTCAGGGCAAATCTCCAAGGAACACGGAGACATTTCCATCCAGAAAGCAGCTTATATCtccaaaaggggaaaacaaaagtctcattttaaaaagacaacaCGGCCAAGAACCTAGAAAACCTCCAGCTGCCAGGAGTCCCTCAActg ATATTTCAGCAGTTCAGAAGGCAAACAGTTGTGCTCAGATATTGCACAATAAATTCCAAGGAGACAGTGAACCACCGGCTCGAGAGAAAAATGCCACTTCACAAAGAAGCACAGATGCATTGCTGAGAGCTAGAGCTGTGAAAAAAGATCCCATGCTTGAAGGTGTCCCATTGAAGAAGAAAGGTGTGTTATTACCTGCAAAATCACAG gGAACACCGAAATCTCTAAAATCAAGAGAGATACAGCGTCAAGGAAAGCATGCCCGATTTCAAGAGACAACTATAGCTTTTCAGCTAAAAGAGAACAAACGACTTGCTAAGGAGAGCAGAATACCCTGCGTGTCTCCAAACCCTGCACACCCACCTGTTACACCAAAGCG GTCACGGAGTGCTTCTCCAACCCAGTATGCAGACAGAGCTGAGAAGGCAGTACGGGAGCCCTTAGAACCTCTGTTAGATAGGACACAG GTTGCAGCAAATGCAGATATTCTGAGTGAAAAGCTATTGGATGATCTTTTGGAAGATACTGCTCAGAAACTGTGGAGCATGGAGCAGCATGAGCGACTCCAGACCAAGGCTCTGCCTATGGCTGACACTCACAGTCTGGAGTCAATGTTGGAAAGAGTGGAAGAAATTGAA AGATACCAGGAGGCTGTACGCAGGAGATTCACCCACATTGTATACAGTGATTTGGAGTTCTGGGCCCAGGAAGACAAAACGG aACAGCAAATTGCATCGATTGCTGACAGACCTACATCTCCTCCTCCAATTCAAATAACCACATTCATTGGATGCACAGAGCCAGAAATggacattttatttgaaaagcctTTTGATGGCAA cgGTACtggtgaaaacaaagcagcagaggagaaatTGCAGTCTGGAAATGACATTCTGCAGCCCTTGACTTGGAATTCTCTACAGAAAGAGGGTTGTGTGTCTCTTTCTGTGCCAAAATGTATGCTCCAGAGCATCCTGGATTATAACAGCAGATACAAGCATCACTTAAAGCTTATTTCCCATGAGGCAGTAGGCAGTTTCAATCCATGGCAGATTGCTGAGAG TCTTGCAGAGCAATTAACAGAAGAAGCCCTGTGTGatgtggcagcagagctgcaggaggttTGTGAGGATTATGCAGAAGCTGTGTTCACATCCGAGTTTTTGCAGCCAGCGCAGTAA
- the KIAA0753 gene encoding protein moonraker isoform X1, whose amino-acid sequence MSDATFAFATQLYRNKAKALQTQLQFNRNVPAVPENLALRFSNPRPIIIEKLKASNNQRNLTGSEDPSMGSSSMFSVVSEERLKLAIQLAKRDRKRRQLEEQVKRRVFGDAASEPLLAQQSQQQKAEVFESSENKNALKSQTCLKYQQKLGQASKVETATSGSKVYLYAPNEEMLITAGLGSLPSHGTGPDPKPNINKKEDKRMQEVRRLHQELRSYVQKIEELTKKGGEKEILDPDKEQRVCARRREQAARSARMLYVLQQQVKEIQDDLEKLSPHKIKHTKKSRAVSRLAAAHRGAVRALQAFANQFTDQTEQQIPTHYKELGSLIRQLSLCSAKLEVDSSISDIILDILLQVEDLDSLLEKKQTPKKVKKCISSSQGKSPRNTETFPSRKQLISPKGENKSLILKRQHGQEPRKPPAARSPSTDISAVQKANSCAQILHNKFQGDSEPPAREKNATSQRSTDALLRARAVKKDPMLEGVPLKKKGVLLPAKSQGTPKSLKSREIQRQGKHARFQETTIAFQLKENKRLAKESRIPCVSPNPAHPPVTPKRSRSASPTQYADRAEKAVREPLEPLLDRTQQVAANADILSEKLLDDLLEDTAQKLWSMEQHERLQTKALPMADTHSLESMLERVEEIERYQEAVRRRFTHIVYSDLEFWAQEDKTEQQIASIADRPTSPPPIQITTFIGCTEPEMDILFEKPFDGNGTGENKAAEEKLQSGNDILQPLTWNSLQKEGCVSLSVPKCMLQSILDYNSRYKHHLKLISHEAVGSFNPWQIAESLAEQLTEEALCDVAAELQEVCEDYAEAVFTSEFLQPAQ is encoded by the exons ATGTCTGATGCTACATTTGCATTCGCTACCCAGCTGTACAGGAACAAAGCAAAGGCTTTACAAACACAG CTTCAGTTTAATAGAAATGTTCCTGCAGTTCCAGAGAACTTGGCTCTCCGATTCTCTAACCCCCGTCCAATTATAATAGAAAAACTGAAGGCATCCAATAATCAGAGAAATCTCACTGGAAGTGAGGACCCCAGCATGGGAAGCTCCAGCATGTTTTCAGTGGTATCTGAAGAGAGACTAAAATTGGCTATTCAGCTAGCCAAAAGGGACAGAAAACGAAGACAACTTGAAGAGCAAGTGAAACGGAGAGTGTTTGGAGATGCTGCCAGTGAACCACTATTGGCCCAGCAGTCACAACAGCAGAAGGCTGAAGTAtttgaaagctcagaaaataaaaatgcactcAAGTCTCAAACTTGCTTGAAATATCAGCAGAAACTTGGTCAGGCATCCAAAGTGGAGACTGCCACCTCTGGCTCTAAAGTTTATCTCTACGCACCAAACGAGGAAATGCTAATAACGGCTGGCCTGGGCTCTCTACCCAGCCATGGCACAGGGCCAGACCCCAAGCCAAACATcaacaaaaaagaagataaaagaatgCAGGAAGTCCGACGGCTGCACCAGGAGTTGAGGAGCTATGTCCAGAAAATCGAAGAACTGACTAAAAAAG gtggagagaaggaaattttAGATCCTGATAAAGAGCAACGAGTTTGCGCTAGGAGACGGGAACAAGCTGCACGGTCAGCTCGGATGCTTTATGTACTCCAGCAACAG GTAAAAGAAATTCAGGATGATTTAGAGAAACTGAGTCCTCATAAAATCAAACATACGAAAAAG tctCGAGCAGTGTCCAGGTTGGCGGCAGCACACAGAGGAGCTGTACGAGCCTTGCAGGCATTTGCCAATCAGTTTACAGATcaaacagagcagcagattCCTACCCACTACAAGGAACTGGGCAGTCTCATTCGACAACTCTCTCTCTGTTCTGCCAAACTAGAAGTGGattcttccatttctgacaTTATCCTAGATATTTTGCTGCAAGttgaa GATCTGGATtcactgctggaaaagaaacaaacacccAAAAAAGTGAAGAAGTGTATTTCATCATCTCAGGGCAAATCTCCAAGGAACACGGAGACATTTCCATCCAGAAAGCAGCTTATATCtccaaaaggggaaaacaaaagtctcattttaaaaagacaacaCGGCCAAGAACCTAGAAAACCTCCAGCTGCCAGGAGTCCCTCAActg ATATTTCAGCAGTTCAGAAGGCAAACAGTTGTGCTCAGATATTGCACAATAAATTCCAAGGAGACAGTGAACCACCGGCTCGAGAGAAAAATGCCACTTCACAAAGAAGCACAGATGCATTGCTGAGAGCTAGAGCTGTGAAAAAAGATCCCATGCTTGAAGGTGTCCCATTGAAGAAGAAAGGTGTGTTATTACCTGCAAAATCACAG gGAACACCGAAATCTCTAAAATCAAGAGAGATACAGCGTCAAGGAAAGCATGCCCGATTTCAAGAGACAACTATAGCTTTTCAGCTAAAAGAGAACAAACGACTTGCTAAGGAGAGCAGAATACCCTGCGTGTCTCCAAACCCTGCACACCCACCTGTTACACCAAAGCG GTCACGGAGTGCTTCTCCAACCCAGTATGCAGACAGAGCTGAGAAGGCAGTACGGGAGCCCTTAGAACCTCTGTTAGATAGGACACAG caGGTTGCAGCAAATGCAGATATTCTGAGTGAAAAGCTATTGGATGATCTTTTGGAAGATACTGCTCAGAAACTGTGGAGCATGGAGCAGCATGAGCGACTCCAGACCAAGGCTCTGCCTATGGCTGACACTCACAGTCTGGAGTCAATGTTGGAAAGAGTGGAAGAAATTGAA AGATACCAGGAGGCTGTACGCAGGAGATTCACCCACATTGTATACAGTGATTTGGAGTTCTGGGCCCAGGAAGACAAAACGG aACAGCAAATTGCATCGATTGCTGACAGACCTACATCTCCTCCTCCAATTCAAATAACCACATTCATTGGATGCACAGAGCCAGAAATggacattttatttgaaaagcctTTTGATGGCAA cgGTACtggtgaaaacaaagcagcagaggagaaatTGCAGTCTGGAAATGACATTCTGCAGCCCTTGACTTGGAATTCTCTACAGAAAGAGGGTTGTGTGTCTCTTTCTGTGCCAAAATGTATGCTCCAGAGCATCCTGGATTATAACAGCAGATACAAGCATCACTTAAAGCTTATTTCCCATGAGGCAGTAGGCAGTTTCAATCCATGGCAGATTGCTGAGAG TCTTGCAGAGCAATTAACAGAAGAAGCCCTGTGTGatgtggcagcagagctgcaggaggttTGTGAGGATTATGCAGAAGCTGTGTTCACATCCGAGTTTTTGCAGCCAGCGCAGTAA